A region of the uncultured Bacteroides sp. genome:
GAATGTTCATCATGGCAGCTCTAATAACAGATACGCAACGCTGAACAACCGGTCCGAATACTTCCATATTCTCGCTTGCCTTAATGATTGCATCCATCATCATAAACTTACGAGATACGCCAGATACATTGCCAATACCTTTTAGATTATCAAAGGATAGATCAGGCGTTGATGTCCCAGAAAATAACTCATTGCGTAGTTGAGACAGTTCCTCTTTTACTGATTCGATAGACTGCTGCCATACCAGATAATCTGCATCTCCGTGTATCTCTTTACCGGTTTCCTCGTCTATAGTAATAGGAAAAGTAAGTTCTTTGCCTACTGTCTGCTTAGATGGAAGGTCAGCTTCACCATAGCTCTTTAATATTGGTTCAGCAAAGTAATCGTTAGTATCGGAAAGCCGGGATAATCGTTTTTCTAAGTAGTCGAGAACATTCGCCTCATTTTCCCATTCCGGAACATCCACTTCTGCATATACAACCGGGATAAGGCCAAACAGATTCTTATCTATAGCCATTTCCCATATGCCATTGATCTGCTTGGCAGATATGATCTGATCAGAGGTCCATATCTTAGCACACTGAGTATTTACGCCGTTTACATCAGCTTTGTATTTGTAAATGAAAGCATCCATATCGTCATCATCATCGAAATGTGGATAAAACTCATAAGATTCATCATTATTAGAATCTTTAGGTAGATGAAGGATCTTCACCTTAAGCTCTACAACCTTCTTACCATTTTTTATTGTTGTTGCAGGAAAGAATACAATAGCTGACTTTGTTTCAGATAAAACTACACGAGCGAATTTTTTAAGTATTGATTGCATCTTTAGTCTAGTGACGAACAGTTTCTTTAAGTCGTTAAATCCATCGTTGGTATCATCGGCAGACATTGTCATTTTACCACCAAAAAGGAAAGCTGCAGAAGTACGAACAATCTTCTTAGGAAGGTTAGTCACTATCTTAGCAACAGGCACATCTTTAGTGTCAATTAATAAAGGATCGCCTTTATCATCTTTCAATGTTTCAGAATAGATGTTTACTTTCTTTGGAGGTCTAAGTCCTACACTATCAGGTCTACGCGTCCTCTTACCGTTATATTCGTCAAGATATTCTCTCTGACATCTGTTTTCTATCGTGTCGACCGATAATGTAGAGACAACCTTTCCAAAGTTATCTTGATTCTGCTCTAATATTTCTTTGATTGAAGACATGATTTAACTTTTTTAAGCAAATTCTAAAAATATGATTGAAGTAAAAATAAACAAATACAAAAAGCACAAAGATTGATACACTTTATACCAACCTTTGTGATAAATCGTTAATATAACTTTAACATTTAGATTTTTGACTTATTAAAAAGTCATAATCTAGTTCTGCAGGAATAATTTTATTATTATCATCAGAACTGAAGAGCTGAGTAAGCTCTGAGATGTCGCGTTTGGATAGAGCAAAGAATTCATTAAGAGCCTCAACAGCTTTCAAATGAGCATTGAATAATTTTATACCTTCATCTGTAGACACATAAGTACGACTAAGGTCTTTTAATTCTTCCAAGTTATCCCCTGTTACAATAAAATTACCAGCCTCATCATCAAAGGTCACAAATTCTAGAAGATTATGACAACCAAGTCTATCACATAGATTATCAATACTAAATACAACATTTTTTAGATCATGTATGATTTTATATGTTGTATCGCTTGCATATTTTTTTAATAGTAAATCAACTTCAGACTCTTTTTTTTGGAGAATATTTTCAATTTTTTTATAGTTTCCTTCAAAAATATCCACTCTAATTTCTTCTGTAAATTGTCCTAAATAATAACTTTCAAACCTCTTTTTTAAATCATTCAAGGCTGGAATAATTTGATTATCAATAATTCTCAAATTACGAGATATCTCATTATTATTTTCTGAGATTAAAATTTTATTTCCCATTTTTTTTCTAATTTTTAATGTTTATAACTTGCCTAATTCTAAATCTTTAGTACCATAGTCAGGCTGTTTATTTTCTCTTTCATCCGGTTCATCGTTTAAATTAGCTACTCCATAATGTCTGTAGTCATCACCGTCCATTAGTTTGCGATAGTCTTCTACAGACTTTTCATCTTTGTCACCGTTAATAAGACTAATAAATTCTTCTGTTTCTCTTTCTTCTTCTGTCATTTTGTACCTCCTTTTTTTCAAAATATATTTATATCTTTTTATTATCTCCCTGAATTATCTTTAGTGTTCTTGGTTATATCAGTAAGTTTCTTATCCATAGATTTAATGCCGTCATTTATGTTAGAAAGACCATCTTTGAGGCCGTCTGTATTATCTGCTGTCCTGAGCGTGTTTGCTGAGATCTGACGCGTTTGATCTAGTATTGCAGATACATTATTCATCGTTGTAGCATAATTGTCAAAATGGGAAGGCAGCATCTCTTTGATTGTCCTAATATCAAGAGTTCCCATATTGATAGCTCCCAGCACTTCACTAGCAGTATTCTCCGTTATTGCAGCTTCTACCTTGCTTGCTGAAGTTGCAGTATCAGAAGAATACAAATCCCAATTGTCATTAAGTTCTTTAGAAGTGGATGCCCATTCTTTCAAGAAGTCCGTGGAGGAACTCATATTGCTTTTAATGGAAGAAAATAGTTCGGCCATTATTGCACGCTGTTGAGTTACAATATCTGTTTCACTAGCACCGCTCTTTAAAAGTGCCTGCATCTTTGTTTTGAAAGCATTAAAGTAATCTTGAAAATAGAGCGTATAAGCAAGTTCTTTCCCTAAGTTCTCAAGAACTGTACTTCCGGCTTCTCCGAATGCTGTCCAGGCATCAGTACCGTTTGCAATACTATCCACTAAAGATGTCATGAGATCATTGGACAGCGAACCAAATTCATCATTGATATAACTATCAATGGAATCATTCATCTTGTCTACTTCTTCCTGTGCATCAATAAGCTGGCTCAAATAGTTCTTTGTTTCGTCTGTCAAAGCTGACATTTCGGCCACTGATTTTGCAAGATTTAGATTTAATGAACCATCAGACTTAAATAAGTCTCCGTATTTGTTATCTTTCAGCCATGTTTCCAGATTAGCATACTTTGAATGATGCCAGAAATTACCCTTTGAGGTCTGAATCTGCATGTTCTCGCGTGCATCAACAGTATATGTATCGCTACCGCTTTTATCTCGATAAGCTCCAAGGGTAGCTACGGAGCCCCACACATCACCTAAGGTCCTTTTTTTCTTTATCCTGGTAAATACAGCGTCATCATAAAGACTCTGATAATTTTCGAGTGCTGCATAATAAGCTTTCACATAAGAAAGAGCATTACTCAGATTAGAAGAGAACATTTCTTTCTGTATGGCCAACTGCTCAACCAATGCAAGGTTATACTTCTGTTGTAACTCTATCTTTTCTTTCTGGAAGTCAAGCTCATACTGATCTGATGCAGTAGTGGAGAGAATACTTTTAATCTTCTCAACTATTTGCATGGCTGCCGATATTACAGCAAGGATAATAGATGCTTTTTCTACTGCAATAATAGCTTCACTAGCTCCCTGAGATGCCAGCTTTGTAGCTTCTACACTCCAATTTGCAAGCGTTGTAATATTAGATATCATCCCAAGTGCAGAAGTACCAATATCAGAAGCGCCTTTAAGGATTTCTCCGGTGGTACCGCCTATGCTGTTGCCTATCTCTTCAAAGTCCTTATTTACATTCTTCAGAACTTCAGAAAGATTCTTCCAATTTTCAATAGCATCTTTGCCATTATAATTCTTCTTATCAATTTCGATAAGCTTCTTCTGTAGTTCTTGAATCCTGGCACGAAGGACGGCTACATTATTATCACCTTCCTTGAATGATCCGTCCGCATTAGCAGTATGGCTCATCTGATACAGTAATAGAGCTTGCTCGGCTTCTTTCAATGTAGTACGCAACTGCTTAATGCTCATATTGGCAATAGAATTCATCCACAACTTAAATGAATCTTCACGCTCTCCGAATTGCTTGTCTACAGCTTCAAGAGCATCTTTTGTATTCTTGTCAAGTTCATTGTATTGTTCCTTTGTCGCTCCGGCCTGTTGTAATGACTTACGGTCCTTCTCTGCATCCTCGTGTATCTTCTTACGTGCCTGTTCGTAGGTCTTATACTTGTTAAGGATGGTAGTATAGTAATCAGAATAATCCTTCCCTTGACTTTCCAACATGGCTTTTAGCCTTTTATTATACTCATCCTCTTCAGCCTTAGTCAAAGTAACAGTTGAAGAATCAAATACCTTCGCTTTATTAGCCGGATTAGCTTCAAACTTTTGTCTTTCTTCATCAACACGAGTCTTAAGTTTATCTTCACGTTCTCTCTTA
Encoded here:
- a CDS encoding phage portal protein — translated: MSSIKEILEQNQDNFGKVVSTLSVDTIENRCQREYLDEYNGKRTRRPDSVGLRPPKKVNIYSETLKDDKGDPLLIDTKDVPVAKIVTNLPKKIVRTSAAFLFGGKMTMSADDTNDGFNDLKKLFVTRLKMQSILKKFARVVLSETKSAIVFFPATTIKNGKKVVELKVKILHLPKDSNNDESYEFYPHFDDDDDMDAFIYKYKADVNGVNTQCAKIWTSDQIISAKQINGIWEMAIDKNLFGLIPVVYAEVDVPEWENEANVLDYLEKRLSRLSDTNDYFAEPILKSYGEADLPSKQTVGKELTFPITIDEETGKEIHGDADYLVWQQSIESVKEELSQLRNELFSGTSTPDLSFDNLKGIGNVSGVSRKFMMMDAIIKASENMEVFGPVVQRCVSVIRAAMMNILDIKYKNDLTDNDIEITFGSILPEDLTEELDNLSLACGGKPFNSQRTIVSRSPYTKDTEEEMKAIEKENLLNRESLGGIV